The DNA sequence aatgttaaaatcgtacaccatctttccttttggcataaatactgtgccaatactttggctgagaatactgtgccagtacttcaaagggaaagtatttggatatcaatattgagacaatactacaccaatattgaatcaatttaggggttcgcagctaggggatggtggaaaagggttaattgtggaaataattttagaaaccatgaaaaataaaaataatgaaacctctgggatgttattgaatcgattttgcagattagaaatttttcatccaccttggggattgaacccgggacctacctaacactaaccgacgaccctaccgattgagcttcactagacgatgtattttagtgacttaaaaccggtatttaacgtcgagttggacgggcaactaggatattttccatctgcctggatttgtccgtgtatttattttactttttactttactatattttttaaatttattttatcgttttactttgttttatttccttgctgactctatttttttcttcactctattttttttttttttttcaagcacttcattttttttctttaattatttacttcttattcctttactttgttttgttttactgtaatttattttaatacttcatcataatttttttgacttcagttaattctttaaattcattctattctttaacctcatttagttttttcccttatactttatttttttcttcatctcagtttttttacttcatctccttgctccctctaatgttttacttcagtttagtctttgacttcattttatcattaatttgatttacttcattttatttctcttcttttgtctctgttattctattatttccaccattctattattttatttatttttttctctttaaatttttcatcgacattctgagatgcattttgcatttgattgcagtttgatgtcttcctcataaagactatgcaggtgcgattgccataatctcacagctgcacagctactaagtgcaagttctacaggagaccaataagcacacgagatcaagaatttcttcttcagttgaatttaaatgtttcatttgaaatttgaaaaataaaaaataaacaaccagatgtgaatgaatgataacattctcattcaatgataatattcacaacagtacatgaactacaaacgaaacaaaaaaagaaataaactgagatcacgcgcaaatacattgaaaatgacctcaaggaggtggaaattcaacaatttcttgggaggcaaaaaaatatatattatattatattatattaaatttgacaacaactgcaataacctttatgaataataaggttgaaaataatggataattgttcagaaagaacacatttgagctacgtcttaaatctaagccttattatgtttaatacttttcgttatgggcaggcatttagtatgatgacttataccgattaggatattgaaaatattttaaaaatattttgaatagcagtattattgtttaaaatattttcaaaatattttgaaaatacttaccaatgcattactgtcttttaaaatgtttttaaaatatataataaatattttgaatataaatattatatgtactgatattttaaaaatactctcacgatataaatttttacagtattgaaatacaaatattttgaaaatatttttatgatgttttgggtaaacatattatttttaaaaatactaaatgatgattctttaaatattttctaaaaaaataattttgattataatattatcaaaatattgtcagtattgtgtaaatattgcgacagtactgacaatatttgcccaatattgtaaaaatattatgtcttatctgggaagGGTCACTTTTTAAATCCTCCAGATTTTTGAGATGAACCAAAAGTAATCGTCCTGATATACATTGGTTCATCAAATCTTGTTCAGTTATTTATGAGACCAATAACCTTAAGGATGGACCATAGAGTTGTGGAAACAGTATCAAAGTTCTCTTTTCAATCATTAGTACATAAGTTCATCTTCATTACAAGTtctagttttttgtttttaaaaataattaacaaaTTGGTAGGGactcatttttacaattttatgcTAGCAGTGTTGAGGTTAAGTCACAAACATTTGACTTGTGCGtcaggtattttttaaaaaatgaattaaaacaaCTTCTCTTGGTAAGAGCTTATTTTATATCTTGCGCAGTTTTCGTGATAGCATAGCTTGGACTTAAATAGTCGGCGTTTTTAACGTTTGCTGCCTCAGGGTTCTGAAGAACATGTGTCCTTTCAAATTAGTTTGGGTAACTTCCGCGATACTGGAGGTTAAGAGCTCTGTTTCCGAAATTCTGCAACAAAAGGGACGGTTAATTTTAATCAATACGATCGTTGGTGTGGGTGACTTTGATACTATGCTGAGCGATTGCGACGAGACTTTAAAAACATGCATAGTGACATGCGTgaacagaaataaaataaaataggaggcATCTCCGAAAGTATCGCAATCAGTACAAGCTTCTGATGCAATCGTTTGTGCTCAATGGACGCTCTTGTTGCATGTACGCGGAATTGAAGGGGCTTCTGCAAACTGCAAAAGCGCGTATCCAGGTTTGAGACAATGCAGACTTCCCGCCAtaccttatttttaaaaaatatcatcatTATTCTGTGAAACCTTCCTGGATTTGTCTTCTCTGtgtaaaaaatattctgtgcCAATATCATCACGTTAAGCTTGTAAACTTAGACAGTACACGTGcgttaaaatccagaaaactaaAAATCTCTACACAGAGCGCTGCACTGATGGTGGGTCCAATTAGACcggaaacgcgtctgcagttgcctttcTGAATGGTCGtcactagtgttgcaccaaacagcttatctctttgagagaaaattgtgctcgaGTGAACTATTTTTCTCTGTTCCAGTTCAGTAGCGAGGCATGAGTggtcgataatcgatatttctccatttgaagctatggtaaagaatcgattattaaggtgctcgtagcgaacaccctgtttatcgatcctttctcataggtAAAAGAtagctcaatcgatatatcgcaaagcacgccacgcccctattccagttttctggattttaacgcacgttggctacatttcgacggtgaaactaccaaaccacgtatctcggtttgcgacgtcgcagacttcctgtcatactttattttttaaatgaaaaactacttaacgtctagtcttgaaaatttatgtgatttttcctctttgtgcggagaaaattctgtgaaaatttcaaggaatgatattgatttggtcgacttcaaaaaaataaaatgcgagcgtagatttttaaacaccgcaaacgagatacgtggtttggtagtttcaccgtcgatttccGACTTACTGTCTGTACGGTCGTGctaggcagaacgccgtatgaacattcgagagttgccaaatttccttcgataaaatgtttatttttgagtgaaGATATGTATATTATTCCCTGAAAGTTTCAGGAACtcaaggtgaaattgcgaacaaaattatctgaacaactggaaaaaaaatattcaaaaatttaccaggaaaagcgtgttttatcaaaggaaatttggcagcgcctgaaggctcatacggcgttcttcctcagcacggcagtatatgactcgcgcgtctaccgcaatcagtttgtagcAAACTTACCTTCAatagttttttccttttttggatGATGTTGAATggcctcttgaaaacatttatgagCTTCTGAAGTATCTTCAAGTTTAATCAGAGCCCGCCCTTTGTACAAAAGTGCCTTTAAGTTATGCTGATCCACCTTCAGAGCCCAATCGCAATCCTCGATGGCCCGTTCGAACAACCCGAGATGTAAATAAGTAAGAGCTCTGTTTGTGAATATTAAAGGATTCTCCTTCGTGCAGGCTGCTGCCTTTTTTgtagaaacataaaaattaagGTACAAAATATTTGGTCATGGTAGACTTGGTCAATGGTCAAAGACTCATTAATAAAGCATTGGAAAAGGGTctcgttgcaaacttttgccgaagtaaaaagaaaagttttgtcAAACGGATCCTAACTTTACAACTTCTGtacaaaatcaataatttttgagcttttcggAGAGATAATAATAATACGGCAAAGACTTATAATGTGACAAAAACGAGTCACTCGTGTTTCAGAACTccacccaaaattcaaaatggccgtCGTAACTTGTCGCAGTCTTTAATTTAATATGAACAACATaacaaatacaatttttctggCACCTTTCCTCCTTTGCctcttaaaataaattttatgcaCTCATAAGAAAGAAGGCAGATTGCAATATGAAGAGAAACTGCAACTTATTTCAGTAGTATCGCAAAAAGTTACATTAGAGAAACCCCTTCAATTACTAGGCATGCAACATATCCTACATAACGATTCAGcggcaataattttaccatgcaaTCGCAATTTATCATTATGACCTGTGCTTCATAGTTGGATAGGACTGGTGCACTGAATATGGCGGTCGTATGCAGGTCGACTTTTAGTAATCTTGTGACGATAACCTTTGACCTGCATGGTAAAACGCAACGGGGAAAAGGATTTTGATATCCAAAATCTCCGCTACGCGAAAAACGAAATCGTGCTGCGTTGCACTCATAATATAAGTGAGTGAGCATCGAGACAAAtcaattttgctaaaatactaGTTTGGCTTTAAATCGAGGACCGGAACAAAACACGCATCAGCGATAGCTATTcccgaaaatgtttttcggAAAACTTTACTTAGAgctaaaaatattcagaagtgaAATATGCGTAGAGAAATGTCGCGTATAGGATTTGTCAAATTTGAAAGTTAATTTCTGCTCGCGGATATTTTTTGCTATAATTCAGCGCTTCTTAAAGTAGCTATTCGAGAATACTCGTAGGAAGCTgaaatgaaccgcgttaagcagaaaggaaccaagccacatcagctactgtcaactttaattgggcaatttaattttttacatgaaatcggtTTTccggattttggtgcaaatttcagtaaatttgcTGCATAAAACGAAGCGAATTCCTAAAATTGTTTTATCGAATCCGAAAAACGATCtcttgtaaaaacttaaattgcccagttaaagttggtaatagctgatgtggctggttcctctctgctaaacgcggttcaaatgTATACTGTACTTCCAGGccttaatgaaaattttaaatgaaaccaGAATAATTTAGAAAAGCATGTTCGATACTTTAAGCTTTGCTTATTTCCGGCGTAGGTTAATCACATGGCGGCAATTTCATGGTGTGAAAAATTCCAACCTGGTTGTACAAATGAAGtgctttttcatagtttttctctCTGAACGCCTTATTGCCTCGCATTTGGAATCCTCTagcctcttcatttttcatcctTTTGTCATCGGTCCTCTCCTTTGCGTCTGCCTCAACTTTCGCCATGAACATCTCTGTAATTTAGAGATCTATTTTAGTAGAAatcggcagggccggattaagggggtggccacatgggccgcggcccatggcggcaaaatttagggggcggcaaattttgcaatctttttgaatgtaggtatcaagaaaagagagagaaaaatcggattcagaaaataaattacaaacgagaaaaggcgacaaaatctctcatttcccgagagaaaaaataatttctaattttgtcgtctttcgatgatacaagagacaacacctttaattagtcgagttaagagaggaaccaaacacgcaatttaacctggaacggagcggcgcggcggtcggcataaaacacatagcgcctacaagactgcatgaatacttcacgcgttgcgtcaaaacacactgcggtcagcagcagtcggcttgaaacgtatagtgcctacaagactacatgaatacttcacgcattgcgccaaacagtgtggttaGCAGCGatcggcgggaaacgcatagcgcctacaagactgcatgaatacctcacgcattgcgctaacacagtgcggccggcgcggcggtggaagttaaaatttttaaccagatttatgtttgttctttcataattttttcgttcttttttataaatggagggccttgtccaaacagggatgggtttacagaactgaacttttgttactattgacagggcttttacaaaaaacgtgcccaacacgagtaaacttatacacccctcctccaccggcacgttcacttgatggtttttatggatcgtattcgacggatcacacaggtgagattatattgatatcgattggttcaatatgtaatcaaagcctcaaaagtcaatttagagaTCTGAGGTAACGgatcttatgtgatcgaatttttattctctcgagtaccaaatggcaatgaaaagtgaaattgttaggaattttctcatttccagcttttccaaattaaatcctaaaatttttgtttaaggttatgttctactgttttgaaccaaacgatacatcgaaccactatcgaatacgatctaatgatgtttcaaaacaaatgagaagggggcggaaaaatacaggcgcggcccatgggcggcatgtaggtaaattcggccctggAAATCGGACGATTTTTCTCTGGCTGGTTCAAAGACTCAGTAAAACGAACAAATCCTTGACGTtctgaaaaacaatttttgcggAATCTAATTGCCTTCATTTACCCGTCCAGACCAAAAGCTTTACCGATTAGCATGCAAGTTCGTAGTTTTATACCGAAAATCTGACTGATCGTCAGATTTTCGGTTCAGTAATTCAGATTACGAAAAATGTTAtggtttttctttactttccaagggtattctttgaaaattttcacgcTAAATTAATTGATAATATTTACTTACGTAATAAACTCGGAGCGGATTTAAAGGCATTCCTATCGATTGCTTTTAACGTAAGGTAAGTTACGACTCTGATTGGTCTATATCGGTCGTAAACCCGGGGGAGTTGATCTTgatttcagtggcgaggcgtaaatgatcgatcatcgatagttccccatttgaagctatgataaagaatcgattattgaggtgttcgcagcggaatccatgtttatagatcctttttcattggtttaaatggcagattaaccGATACACCGCAAAGTGCGCCACGTTACAACTTGATTTAtatgtaaattttttatattcactgaaaaaaaaactcggtgtatttactaagaaaaaggtaaaattaccaagaattcagggttctattagatcctagttttttcttgctaaaattaccatttatggaattggtaattttatcgagaaatctcggtaaaattatcgactttctcggtaattgtactggaccccggtaaaaacgccaatattttttatcgactgtggtagaattaccgagataaaatggcaaagttaccgggaattgattaccaataaaagtgatattcttacctggaaaaacagtaaaaataccggtttttaggaaagcttaccagtctgtcttggtaaaattaccaataattggtaaaaaaaagtgagatggtacaggtaccaacggaccttggtaaaaactccgagaaatttttttcagtgtgaatcCATGCTTCTCGGGGCTTATGCCGGGACCGAAATGTGCCCTCACATCAGATGGGCGCAGATTTTTCTAAAACACTGGATgtactttaaatttttgccaGGAAACGGATCCACTGGTAAGCACGTTCCAGctttttattccaaaaaaatttggctTGTAAAACTCGAATGAAAGCCAAAAGTGTGCAAGCGCAAAACATTAACCGTtcggcattttaatttttcgcgggtttcatactttcagctttaattCAAGgttataaaaattattttaagggaaaaaacaGCTGAGATTTGCTTGTAGGCGAAATGGATCCATTTTTCGCCAAGTATTTAGAGTAAAACTTGCAATGTAACAAACTTTATACAATAATATCTCCGTGTTTTTCACTTCGGTTCGGACATAACCAAAGTCGACAGATCAAGATATGGAGACTGGAGAGTCAGCGGAAAAAAACTTGACCTAAAGATGAACGTCATTGAGGAAGGGAGATCTAGGTAGATGCACAGTTTAACATGTGTTTGAACATCCAttttccttggtaaaaacgccgagaattttttttcagtgttgaagccgcaatcacacgctgaatttggcagctgaatgtggcaGTCAACAGTCggcgctcaacagctgaaatgtcactaattcgagttattttcatccaaatgtgtatcaaatctattcgaatagttcagacaaattcgaaattatccgatggtcgctgaggatcgttgctgaattttgcgcgtcacgcgcaaaattcaggcatcgggccgatgactcccacattcaagccacattcagcgtgtgattgcggcatgagcTGTATTACAAAGTACTGAAAGTAATAGCAGAATAAAATGAAAGTATTgatttttagagggaaaaattttattgcatCATACCTTTTGACATTGGCTCATCGTTGGAGGACGTACCCATTTCATCAAATGCTTTTTGATTTATAATTGTTCTGTTTTGAATGGTCTTCAGTTTAAGGCCGTCCATCAATTCGGGGCATTCTCCTTTGAGAAAAGCGTCTGCCTTCTTCAAAGCCTCTTTGGCACTCGGCTCATCGGACGAACTGAGATCTCGCAAAATTTCACCTGTCAACATAGAGCGTACAACTTCCTTACTATAGtggaaaatataattaaaatatCTGATGGATTATCGGGATCATTTTTGTTGTCAAATGTATCttaccatacactggaaaaaaaaaacacattggatctagagtccagactcttgaaaacatcgacaagaaaaaatactcttgattcaatcagatttaagtttaaatcaagaaccaagcctcttaatttgagcgaatttcctttgattcaagcttaaatctgattgaatcaagagccctttttcttgtcaatgtttttaagagtctggactcttgattcaatgtgttttttttgccagtgtatTTTTGGTTTCGATCATATTTAGATTATAATGACGACATCTACGGAGATATAGATGGTGAGCTAATGGGAACTACGTGCATTTTGGTCAATGTCGTAGAATTTTCGTATAATTTAATCCCAATGAACAAAAAGCCAACGTTTTAACGCGCTGTATTTCGGAAGATTTATCAAAGCGAGACCGAAACGTGTCTACAGAAATCTTGATGGCTTTATTGTTATGTTTCTTCTGTTCATTTCTTTTCCAcatacgaattttttttctcatcagttcCCTATAAACAGACTGAGAGCGGTTTCAGTCGCTCTTGGGCTTATAGAAAGTGTACATGCGCATTTTAATCCGACAGTTTTGAACTCTGAAAATAATAGCAAAATAACATTTTGTGAAGTAGATATTCTATTGAGGGCCCGCATTACATTCTTAGCGCCTGATAGTTAGCACCCGAAAAGTAGGCGCTGTCAAGGAGGGGGGATACCCCAGACCTTCTCAgccccctacccccccccccacctatTTTCGATAATGAGGATGACAGATATGTGAGAGATACTGGGGAAAACATTTAAAAcccacttttgaaaaatcataattttgaacatttttgaggTGCTTATTGCAACAATATTGACGCCGAAATAAAACTGGAGTTGGAAAGTAAAAGGTGACAAAAGACACGAAGAATTACATTTTAATAAACAGTTATCGACGTTTCGGAGAGAAGGCCCAAACATTTTGCGCCTATCAGAGTGTAACAGTTTGACAAAGTTCGCAAAAAGGCGTGTCTCTTGAACGGATCAAATAAACTAGCATCCTTTCCGTTATTTCTTTGAGGACGAATCGGGGCCCACCAAGATTATAATACATTTGAAAGAACTTTTGCAAATAGTGTTTACAGTCTTCATTAAGGTTTTCCGACTAAATGCGAGACAATGTACTTCATGAATGTTCGAAAAGCGGAGGACTCTGCACAGCAACTTgtgatgcaaatattttaacgTTGGTGTGTGCCGTGAGGTATCGCACGAAACGGAAGGCGTTTTTGACTTGTGACAACAGTTTGACATAGCTCACCATAATAACTCGTGCCTAGCATACGGAGCATACAAGCCCGTATCCCTCCCATCAGTTCTTTGGCCGAGCCAGGACCTACCAAGATACAATATATTTGatagaaaatttgcaaataatGCTGACAGTTAACATAAAGGCTCCATTCCGACCAAATGTCAAACAACATACTTCTTAAATGTTCGAAAGTGGATGAGGAATTTGTACGGCAAtatatgatacaaatattttaactctggtgtGAGCGGTGGAGTATcgttaccagtggcgtggcgtgaattgcgatatatcgattgatatgtaatttaaaccaatggtaaagaatcgattact is a window from the Bemisia tabaci chromosome 5, PGI_BMITA_v3 genome containing:
- the LOC109030741 gene encoding tetratricopeptide repeat protein 12 — translated: MASNTLLEEEFDNFNCKVDAIGEILRDLSSSDEPSAKEALKKADAFLKGECPELMDGLKLKTIQNRTIINQKAFDEMGTSSNDEPMSKEMFMAKVEADAKERTDDKRMKNEEARGFQMRGNKAFREKNYEKALHLYNQAAACTKENPLIFTNRALTYLHLGLFERAIEDCDWALKVDQHNLKALLYKGRALIKLEDTSEAHKCFQEAIQHHPKKEKTIEEFRKQSS